TCGTCTTCGACAAAACCGGGACCCTCACCTTGGGTGAATTTGGCGTCATCCGGTTTGAAACGGCCACGGCTGATTTTTCTCGGGAAGAAATTCTCCGTCTTGCGGCGGCATTGGAGCAGAATTCCGAGCACCCCATCGCCGTAGGAATTCTGAAGGAGGCAAAAAGGCTGAAATTGAGCTCGCTCAAGGCCGACGCCTTTAAAAATCTTACTGGCAAGGGAATTGAAGCGGTGGTGGAGGGTAAGGAGGTGAAGGTTGTCAGCCCGGGCTACCTGAAAGAAAAAAACCTTGAGTATCCAAATGGCGCCTTTACCAATGCCGCCGAAACCGTGGTTTTTGTGGTGGTTCGGGACAAAATTGCCGGGTTCATCGCGTTGGCCGACAAGGTTCGTCCGGAGAGTTCCAAGGCAATCGAAACCTTCCGACGGAATAAGATCAAGATCATGATGGCCACGGGGGATAACCAAATTGTGGCTGAAGCGGTCAGCAAGGAATTAGGATTAGATGGATACTTCGCCGAGGTCCTTCCTCATCAGAAAGTGGAGATTGTCAAAGAATTGCAGGCCGAGGGCGAGTTCGTGGCCATGACCGGAGATGGTGTCAACGATGCGCCGGCCTTGGCGCAGGCGGATGTGGGGATCGCCGTAGGGTCGGGGACGGACGTGGCAGCGGAGACCGCGGACATTATTCTGGTGAATAGCAATCCCAAAGATATCGCGGCCTTAATCCTCTTTGGAAAGGCAACCTATCGAAAAATGATCCAGAATCTATTGTGGGCGACCGGATACAATACGGTCGCGGTCCCTTTGGCCGCGGGAGTGCTTTACAAGATCGGAATACTCCTCAGCCCGGCGCTGGGGGCGGTCTTCATGAGTCTGAGCACGATCATTGTCGCTTTCAACGCGCAATTATTGAAAAGAGAGCAGGCCTCGACTGAAGAGAAATTCCAGGAGCTATGATTGAGGCTTCAGATGAGAGCTTGCGGACGGGAGGTCATTATGAAGAAGCGAGTCCCTATGATTATCTTGATCGTCGTGCTGGCAGCGGTTTTTTATACGGCTATAACTTATCAATACAAGCCCGAACTTTGTCCGCTGCATTGGTAAATCGTTCCTCATATCGGATCAAACTGAATTTTATTTAATTTTTCGGGGCCGAGCGGCGATAATCGAAACACCATGTCCAAAGATCCGCAAAATGACATCCTGACCGGCCACGGAGCCTTTGGGGTGGAGTATGTGCCGAAGCGATACCGGGCCGAAGTCGTCGCCGGCCGGGTCTACGGCGGGAAGCTCGGCGACTTGGAGCCGGGCAAGGCCAAGGCGATTCCGCTCGACCGCTTCACCATCGCCCTTTTTCGGGTCGAGGACGAGTTTTACGCGATCAAGGACGCCTGCCCCCACGCCGATTACCCGCTTTCCAAGAGCCTCTTGGTTTCGCGCTACACCGTGATGTGCTCCTCGCACAATTGGCAGTTCGACATTCGCGACGGCCATTGCGTCAAGATCGGCCATTGCGGCAAGGCGCCGGTCGAGCTGAGCGTCCGGACCTTTCCGGTCGAGATTGAAGGCGAGGATCTCTGGATCCGGGTGGAGGAGAAATGAAGCAGGCCCCATTCAATCTCCAAAGCCATGCCCATTGCCTGCTGCGGAGCTATCACCATTGGTTGGGAAAGGACTTGGTTCCGCCGGCCGGCGACCCGGTCCTGGCCCTCGATTCGGTGGCTTTTCCGATTCTGAGCCACGGCACCGAGGTCGATCCGATCTTGAATTACGGCAACCGGGCTGCTCTCAATCTCTGGGAGATGGAGTGGGAGGAGTTCACCCGGACTCCCTCGCGGCTCACCGCCGAGGCGCCGATTCGTGAGGAGCGGGCCCGGCTTTTGGCCGAGGTCGCCGAAAAAGGCTTCATCGAGAATTATTCGGGGGTCCGCATCTCCAAAAGCGGCCGCCGCTTCCGCATGTCCGGCGGCACGGTCTGGAACCTCCTCGACGAAGCCGGCCTGCCGGCCGGCCAGGCCGCCACTTTCCAGTCCTGGGTCGAAATTTGAATTCCAGCCTGCAATTTTTTTTCGAGCCCGACGACTATTTCGGGGCTTGGCGCGAGGCCGTGAAAGCGGCGAAACGCAGCGTCGACGTCGAGATGTATATCTTTCAGGACGACGCCGTCGGCCAACCCTTCGCCGAGCTCTTGGCGGTGAAGGCCCAGCAAGGCTTGAAAGTCCGGGTCCTCTACGACTCGGTCGGGAGCCGCGAAGCTTCCGAGGGCCTTTGGTTCATGCTCGAAGAGAACGGCGTTCAGGTCCAGGAGTACCACCCGTTTTTCCCCCTGCCGCGCAAGCTCCGCCGCCGCGATCACCGCAAGGTCCTGCTCGTCGACAGCCAAGTCGGCTTCCTCGGCGGCTTCAACCTGATGGCCGAGAATTGGCGCGACGCCGGAGTCCGGATGACCGACCCTCATCTGGTCGGCCGGTTGCAAACGCTCTTCGATTATTCTTGGGAAGGCCGGGAGCAGGTGCTTCGCCGGCTGAGCCGACGGCGGCGCCAACGCTGGGGCGAGGACGGGATCCAGCTCGTTCCGAGCTTCGGAGTTCGCCGCCTCAACCTGATCCGCCAGGAATACCTCGGGGCCATCGTCCACGCCGAGCGGCGCATCGAGTTGGCCAATGCCTATTTCATCCCCGACCGCGGCATGTTGCGGGCCCTCCGCCGGGCTTCCAAGCGCGGGGTCGCGGTTCGTATCCTCTGCACCGGTCCGAGCGACGTGCCGATGGCCCGCTGGGCTTCGCAGCACAATTATTCGCGTCTGCTGCGCGACGGCGTCCGGATCTTCGAGTTCCAGCCCCGGATGATGCACGCCAAGACCGCGGTGATCGACGGAAGCTGGTTCACGGTCGGAACGGCCAACATCGACCACTTGAGCTTCTTCCATAATTTGGAATTGAACCTGGTCGGTCGCGACGCGGCGGCGGCCCGGGAGCTGGAAGCCCAGTTCGAACGCGACTTGCTCGACTCCCGGGAGATCCGGCTCGAGGAATGGGAACAGCGGCCGGCTTGGCGCCGGCGGCGGGAGCGGTTTTGGCACATGTTCCGGGCTTGGATGTGAGCCGGAGGGGTCATCCCGAACGAAGTGAGGGATCCTTGCGGAACCTCTTGTCATTAAGGGCCTCCGCAAGGATTCCTCGTCGCTTCGCTCCTCGGAATGACAAGATGATCAACGCCTTCTCTGCGCGAGCCAAACTAAAAATCCCA
This bacterium DNA region includes the following protein-coding sequences:
- a CDS encoding Rieske (2Fe-2S) protein, with the protein product MSKDPQNDILTGHGAFGVEYVPKRYRAEVVAGRVYGGKLGDLEPGKAKAIPLDRFTIALFRVEDEFYAIKDACPHADYPLSKSLLVSRYTVMCSSHNWQFDIRDGHCVKIGHCGKAPVELSVRTFPVEIEGEDLWIRVEEK
- a CDS encoding MEKHLA domain-containing protein encodes the protein MKQAPFNLQSHAHCLLRSYHHWLGKDLVPPAGDPVLALDSVAFPILSHGTEVDPILNYGNRAALNLWEMEWEEFTRTPSRLTAEAPIREERARLLAEVAEKGFIENYSGVRISKSGRRFRMSGGTVWNLLDEAGLPAGQAATFQSWVEI
- a CDS encoding phospholipase D-like domain-containing protein gives rise to the protein MNSSLQFFFEPDDYFGAWREAVKAAKRSVDVEMYIFQDDAVGQPFAELLAVKAQQGLKVRVLYDSVGSREASEGLWFMLEENGVQVQEYHPFFPLPRKLRRRDHRKVLLVDSQVGFLGGFNLMAENWRDAGVRMTDPHLVGRLQTLFDYSWEGREQVLRRLSRRRRQRWGEDGIQLVPSFGVRRLNLIRQEYLGAIVHAERRIELANAYFIPDRGMLRALRRASKRGVAVRILCTGPSDVPMARWASQHNYSRLLRDGVRIFEFQPRMMHAKTAVIDGSWFTVGTANIDHLSFFHNLELNLVGRDAAAARELEAQFERDLLDSREIRLEEWEQRPAWRRRRERFWHMFRAWM